One genomic window of Leptospira paudalimensis includes the following:
- a CDS encoding SDR family NAD(P)-dependent oxidoreductase, whose protein sequence is MSKVVVISGIAQGMGREVSLMLASQGYTICGFDIEKKYLDSLSDELNKLNAKHHLESLSITDSDKILKFRDAVLKKFGTVDTVVSNVGIGFFGPFEEVNLVKALQCFDINVIGCARLLQAFVPSMRKARSGKIVVMSSLVGQVPFPFESIYSATKFAIEGMVSSMRYEVSPFGIQVAMIQPAQVSTNFAAKAQQLPESNSPYYDRCVRFINRDNELIKKATNPKQAAERIVKVITAKKPKLFNQVDFMSTFFLGLNRFLPQKLKDKILLDHMNINA, encoded by the coding sequence ATGAGTAAAGTAGTAGTGATTAGTGGAATTGCGCAAGGTATGGGTAGAGAAGTATCTTTGATGTTGGCATCACAAGGATATACAATTTGTGGATTTGATATTGAAAAAAAATATTTAGACAGTTTATCTGATGAACTCAATAAGTTAAATGCAAAACACCATCTTGAATCATTAAGCATCACTGATTCAGACAAAATTTTAAAATTTAGAGATGCCGTCCTCAAAAAGTTTGGTACTGTTGATACTGTTGTCTCTAATGTCGGGATCGGTTTTTTTGGTCCATTTGAAGAAGTAAATTTGGTCAAAGCACTACAATGTTTTGATATCAATGTGATTGGTTGTGCGAGACTTTTACAGGCTTTTGTTCCTTCCATGCGGAAGGCAAGAAGTGGAAAAATTGTTGTGATGTCTTCTCTTGTTGGACAAGTTCCATTTCCTTTTGAATCCATTTATTCAGCTACTAAGTTTGCGATTGAAGGTATGGTTTCATCTATGCGATATGAAGTGAGTCCATTTGGAATTCAGGTTGCAATGATCCAACCTGCGCAAGTTTCTACCAACTTTGCTGCAAAAGCACAACAGTTACCGGAATCGAATTCTCCATATTATGACAGATGTGTTCGATTTATCAATCGAGACAATGAACTAATCAAAAAAGCAACGAATCCAAAACAAGCAGCTGAAAGAATCGTAAAAGTGATTACTGCAAAAAAACCAAAATTATTCAATCAAGTTGATTTTATGAGCACATTCTTTTTAGGTTTAAATCGTTTTTTGCCGCAAAAATTGAAAGATAAAATTTTACTCGATCATATGAACATCAATGCATAG
- a CDS encoding NAD-dependent epimerase/dehydratase family protein: MKYTGITLITGANGFIGFELLKELSKDANLKIRVTDIRDDKIKLFQKPNIEYVRADIRDEKELRSLVNGVDRIFHVAGICNLTTSYDKLKPINVDAVDKLTKIALQNSVKAYIHFSSSSVYGTYQGTPFKETDVCNPKDAYGKSKHAGEQIVSEKIKKGLQAVILRPCTVYGPGCNDGAGKVFSRPGKIAGIPGDGKMKLANVRVEDVAGSAIYLSEQNKFFGNVYNISDDSNPSLEEALDLASKMFGSKINKLHIPLSLLKVIAKLEAPFAKLQGKIPDLEYEAIKYLYNDYYMDNQKLKSTGYQLRYPNFVSSMESMKLI, encoded by the coding sequence ATGAAATATACCGGAATTACATTAATCACTGGAGCCAATGGTTTTATTGGATTTGAACTTTTGAAGGAATTATCAAAGGATGCAAATCTTAAAATCCGTGTGACTGATATACGTGATGATAAGATAAAACTATTTCAAAAACCCAATATCGAATATGTAAGAGCAGATATTCGAGATGAGAAAGAACTACGTTCACTAGTAAATGGTGTTGATCGTATTTTTCATGTCGCAGGGATTTGTAACTTAACTACTAGTTACGATAAACTGAAACCTATTAATGTTGATGCTGTTGATAAACTTACGAAAATTGCATTACAAAATAGTGTAAAAGCATACATTCACTTTAGTTCTTCCAGCGTATATGGAACTTACCAAGGAACTCCTTTTAAAGAAACTGATGTTTGTAATCCAAAGGATGCATATGGAAAAAGTAAACATGCTGGTGAACAAATTGTATCAGAGAAAATAAAAAAAGGGCTTCAGGCAGTCATCCTTAGGCCTTGCACTGTGTATGGTCCTGGTTGTAATGATGGCGCCGGTAAGGTTTTTTCAAGACCTGGCAAAATTGCAGGAATACCTGGCGATGGCAAAATGAAACTAGCAAATGTTAGAGTAGAAGATGTTGCAGGTTCTGCCATTTATCTTTCCGAACAAAACAAGTTTTTTGGAAATGTTTATAACATCTCTGACGATAGCAATCCAAGTTTGGAAGAAGCTTTGGATTTAGCATCAAAGATGTTTGGATCCAAAATCAATAAACTTCATATTCCTTTATCATTACTTAAGGTGATTGCGAAATTAGAAGCACCTTTTGCAAAATTACAAGGTAAAATTCCTGATTTAGAGTATGAAGCAATCAAATATCTATATAACGACTATTATATGGACAATCAAAAGTTGAAATCAACTGGATATCAATTACGGTATCCAAATTTTGTTTCTTCAATGGAATCGATGAAATTAATTTAA
- a CDS encoding acyl-CoA dehydrogenase family protein, protein MNFYFTEEQNALRAAVASYSKIAGSDPQRDVEERDSEFSWDVLHALGDRGWTGVIVPEQYGGLGKGAIEYTIIMEETAKELIYGPQNLIQAQQGLLAVGTEEQKSKWLPELAKGKIMAAQAISEPDAGSSFQNIQTTAVKDGNEWVLNGLKVHINLGKEAQLMMVLAKTDKGLTEFLVDRDSKGIRYEKQDPIGLRSAPMYDVHFEDCRIPADSVLGREGRGIETFMAIFKLSRLGVASQLIGIARGCLDHAVSFTKSRKVGESRVSDFQGIQWIIAKLTSELEAAKLARNQAAWLHDQKVNHNLETSIAKYLAGVVADEVVNKAFTLTGSHACYRNRPYDRYVREVKSLLAGGGSSEVMLNNVAREILRPSYHY, encoded by the coding sequence ATGAATTTCTATTTTACAGAAGAACAAAATGCATTAAGAGCAGCAGTTGCATCGTATTCCAAAATTGCAGGAAGTGACCCTCAGCGCGATGTGGAAGAAAGAGATAGCGAATTTTCATGGGATGTATTGCATGCGCTAGGTGATAGAGGTTGGACAGGTGTAATTGTTCCTGAACAATACGGTGGTTTAGGTAAAGGTGCAATTGAATACACGATCATCATGGAAGAAACTGCGAAAGAATTAATCTATGGACCACAAAATCTAATCCAAGCGCAACAAGGATTACTTGCTGTAGGAACTGAGGAACAAAAAAGTAAATGGTTACCAGAGCTTGCCAAAGGTAAAATAATGGCGGCCCAAGCGATATCAGAACCTGATGCTGGATCTTCTTTTCAAAATATTCAAACAACTGCTGTGAAAGACGGAAACGAATGGGTGTTAAATGGTCTTAAAGTACATATCAATTTAGGAAAAGAAGCTCAATTGATGATGGTATTGGCAAAAACTGATAAAGGTTTAACTGAGTTTTTAGTCGATCGAGACTCAAAAGGTATTCGTTACGAGAAACAAGATCCCATTGGTTTAAGATCAGCTCCTATGTATGATGTCCATTTTGAAGACTGTCGTATACCAGCTGATTCAGTTTTAGGAAGAGAAGGAAGAGGGATCGAAACCTTTATGGCAATTTTTAAATTGAGTCGATTGGGAGTTGCTTCACAATTGATTGGGATCGCTCGTGGTTGTTTAGATCATGCAGTATCCTTTACTAAATCTAGAAAAGTTGGAGAGAGTCGTGTTTCTGATTTTCAAGGGATACAATGGATTATCGCAAAACTAACTTCTGAATTAGAAGCAGCTAAACTAGCAAGAAATCAAGCAGCTTGGTTACATGACCAAAAAGTAAATCATAACTTAGAAACTTCTATTGCGAAATATTTAGCTGGAGTAGTTGCTGATGAAGTTGTTAACAAAGCATTTACCTTAACAGGTTCTCATGCTTGTTATAGAAATCGTCCATATGATCGATATGTTCGTGAAGTAAAATCACTGTTAGCAGGTGGTGGAAGTTCTGAAGTAATGTTGAATAATGTTGCAAGAGAGATTCTCAGACCATCATACCACTATTAA
- a CDS encoding bile acid:sodium symporter: MLTKTEELLFAAMIFFLMVAMGSTLTLENFKKAIHSKKPLLVGMLSQFGFMPLIAFGLAKGLNLSPLFSIGLILVGCTPGGTTSNLLTYYAKGDVALSISMTFASTILAIVMMPFLFWIYCSGLVIDEIQIPYKSIIGSILLLIIPVLIGIKIRSLNTKLALKIEKIGSFLGILMILFLLGVMVPKNFNILKVTTWQMYLAAILITVLGYSFGYLFSKLLKLSEKQSRTVSLETGIQNGPLTMAVILLSFSGSNVNEILWMPLLYALFVPITSATATYYFYIKSKQELKGSV; the protein is encoded by the coding sequence ATGTTAACTAAAACAGAAGAATTATTATTCGCTGCTATGATTTTTTTCCTCATGGTTGCTATGGGTAGTACTTTAACATTAGAAAACTTTAAAAAAGCGATCCATTCGAAAAAACCATTGCTGGTTGGAATGTTGTCTCAGTTTGGATTCATGCCACTGATCGCTTTTGGGTTGGCAAAGGGTTTAAACTTATCACCACTATTTTCAATTGGATTAATTTTGGTCGGTTGTACTCCAGGTGGAACAACCTCAAATTTACTCACCTATTATGCTAAAGGTGATGTTGCACTAAGCATCAGCATGACTTTTGCATCGACGATTCTTGCGATTGTGATGATGCCTTTTTTATTTTGGATCTATTGTTCTGGTTTGGTAATTGATGAGATTCAAATTCCATATAAAAGTATCATTGGTTCAATTCTATTGCTCATCATTCCCGTATTAATTGGAATCAAAATAAGATCTCTGAATACGAAACTTGCTTTAAAGATTGAGAAAATTGGAAGTTTTTTAGGAATTTTAATGATCTTATTTTTGTTAGGTGTGATGGTTCCCAAAAATTTCAACATCTTAAAAGTTACAACATGGCAAATGTATTTGGCTGCAATATTGATTACCGTGCTTGGATACAGTTTTGGTTACCTATTTAGCAAATTATTAAAATTATCGGAAAAACAATCAAGGACTGTATCATTAGAAACTGGGATTCAAAATGGGCCATTGACTATGGCAGTAATTTTACTCAGTTTTTCAGGATCAAATGTGAATGAAATATTGTGGATGCCATTACTTTATGCACTCTTTGTTCCCATTACATCTGCAACGGCAACTTACTATTTTTATATAAAATCTAAACAAGAATTAAAAGGATCAGTTTAA
- a CDS encoding GMC family oxidoreductase, giving the protein MDKLIDASYLQKDLDLEADFVIVGSGAGGGTSAEILSKAGYSVIIVEEGNYERSKDFDLKELSTFNRLYFEGATRPTKDKAFTVVQGRTVGGSTVVNWTTCIRTPKETLSYWETELGIKGYSNEDMEPWFDIASKRFSIQPWEAHNQNNNLLSVGAKKLGWRYNSIPRNVKNCNMLGYCGLGCPVDAKQSQLVTTIPSALKEKTTLLYRTNAVQYIWKENKIDHLYCKPSIQTGETIPKIRLFAKHFITSAGAINSPALLLRSKLPDPYGLIGKRTFVQLHNYSVAEMPTPVYGFFGAPQSVASDEFLWKDGVKGRAGYNIEAVGAQPIVLMNLRKLVGEEFDQYVKSYPNLHVLVSQIRDGFHEDSLGGTVQLNEAGYPILDYPLNDFIVDGIRRSYLSMAECQFAAGAKTVVPANNVVSPFKTWADAKKGIEKMVIQSPNTVVNSTHPLGGNAMGNSMESSVVDTNGKFHHIKNLSVIDGSIFPTSLGVNPSYTIYAIASKLASNLSKEYQSNVN; this is encoded by the coding sequence ATGGATAAACTAATAGATGCTTCTTATTTACAAAAAGACTTAGATCTCGAAGCAGATTTTGTCATCGTCGGTTCGGGTGCTGGTGGTGGAACAAGTGCAGAGATTTTATCGAAAGCAGGATATTCCGTCATCATTGTGGAAGAGGGAAATTATGAACGTAGTAAAGACTTTGATTTAAAAGAACTTTCTACATTCAATCGATTGTACTTTGAAGGTGCAACGCGGCCAACAAAGGATAAAGCATTTACAGTTGTACAAGGAAGGACAGTTGGTGGATCAACTGTTGTGAATTGGACAACTTGCATTCGTACACCTAAAGAAACACTTTCTTATTGGGAAACTGAATTAGGAATTAAAGGTTATTCTAATGAAGATATGGAACCTTGGTTTGATATCGCATCAAAACGATTTTCGATCCAACCTTGGGAAGCTCATAACCAAAACAATAACCTGTTAAGTGTGGGAGCAAAAAAACTGGGGTGGAGATATAACTCAATTCCAAGAAATGTAAAAAACTGTAATATGTTAGGTTATTGTGGTTTGGGTTGTCCAGTGGATGCAAAACAAAGTCAATTGGTAACTACGATACCATCTGCATTAAAAGAAAAGACAACACTCTTATATCGTACAAATGCAGTTCAATACATTTGGAAAGAAAATAAAATCGATCATTTGTATTGTAAACCAAGTATTCAAACGGGTGAAACAATACCTAAAATTCGATTGTTTGCGAAACATTTTATCACAAGTGCCGGTGCCATCAATTCACCTGCTTTATTATTACGTTCTAAATTACCAGATCCTTATGGATTGATTGGTAAAAGAACTTTTGTGCAACTACACAATTACTCTGTTGCGGAAATGCCAACACCTGTGTATGGATTTTTTGGTGCACCTCAATCTGTCGCATCCGATGAATTTTTATGGAAGGATGGGGTAAAAGGCAGAGCCGGTTATAATATTGAAGCAGTTGGTGCACAACCAATTGTATTAATGAATTTGAGAAAATTGGTTGGTGAAGAATTTGATCAATATGTAAAAAGTTATCCCAACTTACATGTACTCGTCTCTCAAATTCGTGATGGTTTCCATGAAGATAGTCTTGGTGGAACAGTTCAATTGAATGAAGCGGGTTATCCAATCCTTGATTATCCACTCAATGATTTTATAGTCGATGGAATTCGAAGGTCCTATTTGTCGATGGCAGAATGCCAATTTGCAGCAGGTGCAAAAACTGTTGTTCCAGCAAATAACGTAGTCAGTCCATTTAAAACCTGGGCAGATGCCAAAAAAGGCATCGAAAAAATGGTGATCCAATCCCCAAACACTGTTGTTAACTCCACACATCCGTTAGGTGGAAATGCGATGGGAAATTCGATGGAATCTTCTGTTGTGGATACGAATGGAAAATTTCATCATATCAAAAATTTATCAGTCATCGATGGATCTATTTTTCCAACAAGTTTGGGTGTAAATCCAAGTTATACAATTTATGCAATTGCAAGTAAATTAGCATCGAATCTTTCGAAGGAATACCAATCGAATGTTAACTAA
- a CDS encoding TetR/AcrR family transcriptional regulator, translating into MNKSEEILSAALELFTAKGFDGTAVPLIAERANVAAGTIYRYFASKEELVNSLFQKWQESLYSKIKDNFPHDAGPKEQFHQIWKSMAEFQRENPVAFDFLEMQYNLPYLDKKSFAKRALLLKFLTRFAHDNRDILIKFPPDALIAIVWGAFVGLVKGSRNGKIKLDDQFLKETEDLLWNAIKLPT; encoded by the coding sequence TTGAATAAAAGCGAAGAGATCTTATCTGCTGCATTAGAATTGTTTACGGCGAAAGGGTTTGATGGAACGGCTGTGCCCCTCATTGCTGAACGAGCCAATGTAGCTGCAGGAACAATTTACCGTTATTTTGCCAGTAAAGAAGAACTTGTGAACTCACTCTTTCAAAAATGGCAAGAAAGTCTTTATTCAAAAATCAAAGATAATTTTCCTCACGATGCAGGACCAAAAGAACAATTCCATCAAATTTGGAAATCCATGGCCGAATTCCAAAGAGAAAACCCTGTGGCGTTTGATTTTTTAGAAATGCAGTACAATCTTCCCTATTTAGACAAAAAAAGTTTCGCAAAACGTGCGTTACTTCTAAAATTTCTCACTCGATTTGCCCATGACAACCGTGATATTCTGATTAAATTTCCACCAGATGCACTCATTGCGATTGTATGGGGAGCTTTTGTGGGACTCGTAAAAGGTTCTCGGAATGGAAAGATAAAATTAGATGATCAATTCTTAAAAGAAACAGAAGACTTACTTTGGAATGCGATTAAACTTCCAACGTAA
- a CDS encoding EAL domain-containing protein: MNAMAGTKEKQYVPLLQPIFSVEEQTVIGYESLGRVRDEKGSLVVVPEFMDPQVTPLRMTVIDRKLLGLSLDKIKDSNDQLFVNMSPDQVILEYEESKGNSLPIAEIVKESGIPLNQIVVEITEKSGSYGTDVLAAGVELLREQGFSIALDDVGSESSNLERLGAIKPDIIKIDLNLLKKSIEQREYQSILEYLKQISLSIGSQLLFEGIESEEELYQAVSSGATYLQGYFLGKPLEYKEDKQTIRDVVVPLLHLYHESKRIEVAKEIEFEKQIKSKLMSLPLKTISLGNRVIIDPQSFFKLDPMIQRVYVTDWQGTQVSPYYERTNDSAFIENMSFLQKNWSYMPFFYKHVKQVFRDNGNWQVSDPYWDKTLKKKVIVFSHVNEMGYSFFVDLVLEDGK; this comes from the coding sequence ATGAACGCGATGGCAGGAACCAAAGAGAAACAATATGTCCCATTACTCCAACCCATCTTTTCTGTGGAAGAACAGACTGTCATCGGGTACGAATCTCTAGGCCGTGTCCGAGATGAGAAAGGTTCACTTGTAGTGGTTCCTGAATTTATGGATCCACAGGTAACTCCGCTACGGATGACTGTGATCGATCGTAAGTTACTCGGTCTTTCCTTGGATAAAATCAAAGATAGTAATGACCAACTTTTTGTGAACATGTCACCAGATCAGGTGATATTGGAGTATGAAGAGAGTAAAGGGAACTCACTTCCCATCGCTGAAATTGTAAAGGAATCTGGAATCCCACTCAATCAGATTGTTGTGGAAATCACAGAAAAATCAGGAAGTTATGGGACCGATGTTCTTGCTGCTGGTGTGGAACTACTGCGAGAACAAGGATTTAGTATTGCTTTGGATGATGTGGGATCAGAATCATCCAACTTGGAAAGGTTAGGTGCAATAAAACCAGATATTATCAAAATCGATTTAAATTTGTTAAAGAAGTCTATTGAACAAAGAGAATACCAGTCAATCTTAGAATACTTGAAACAAATTTCACTTAGCATTGGTTCTCAGTTACTATTTGAAGGAATTGAATCAGAGGAAGAATTGTACCAAGCAGTCAGTTCTGGTGCGACATATTTACAAGGTTATTTTTTAGGAAAACCATTAGAATACAAAGAAGATAAACAAACTATAAGGGATGTTGTCGTTCCCCTTTTACATTTGTACCACGAATCAAAACGAATCGAAGTAGCAAAAGAAATTGAATTTGAAAAACAAATCAAGTCCAAGTTGATGTCACTTCCTTTAAAAACAATTTCGCTAGGGAATCGAGTGATCATTGACCCACAAAGTTTCTTCAAATTGGATCCGATGATCCAAAGGGTATATGTTACAGATTGGCAAGGAACCCAGGTTTCACCTTACTATGAAAGGACAAATGATTCTGCATTTATTGAGAACATGTCTTTTTTGCAGAAAAACTGGTCTTATATGCCTTTTTTTTATAAGCACGTTAAACAAGTGTTTCGTGATAATGGTAATTGGCAAGTCAGTGACCCGTACTGGGACAAAACATTAAAAAAGAAAGTAATTGTATTTTCCCATGTAAATGAAATGGGATATTCCTTTTTTGTGGATTTAGTTTTGGAAGATGGGAAATAA
- a CDS encoding ankyrin repeat domain-containing protein gives MAITPNGNTALEQAITNENWPATKILLSVETNINGWDKYGATKLHSAILNEKFELIQLLLDAGADPQKKDKWGKTAIEIAERQNNPKVLKLLNKE, from the coding sequence ATGGCAATCACACCGAATGGAAATACCGCATTGGAACAAGCGATTACCAATGAAAATTGGCCAGCCACAAAAATCCTTTTGAGTGTCGAAACCAATATCAATGGATGGGACAAATATGGTGCTACGAAATTACACAGTGCAATTTTAAATGAAAAATTTGAACTCATCCAACTCCTACTCGACGCAGGTGCCGATCCGCAAAAAAAAGACAAATGGGGGAAAACTGCGATTGAAATTGCTGAGAGGCAAAACAATCCCAAGGTTTTAAAACTCCTCAATAAAGAATGA
- a CDS encoding RluA family pseudouridine synthase, which yields MKQKTNTRFLPKGLTILHEDRDILVVDKPAGLLTIATDSEKSKTAYASLMDYVKKGSDRSKNRIFIVHRLDRDTSGVLVFAKTEIAKQTLQENWDKTKKVYIAVTHGIWKLKQSSIQSYLTESKAHRVYSVDDPKLGKFSETKYKVLKESNLYSLLEIDLITGRKNQIRVHFAEKGHPIVGDTKYGNETKSFPRMALHSYSITLTHPFQKKPLTFMTNIPNFITGLVGGYERIQDET from the coding sequence ATGAAACAAAAAACAAACACTCGGTTTTTACCAAAAGGCCTAACCATCTTACATGAAGACCGAGATATCCTCGTCGTTGATAAACCGGCTGGACTACTCACCATTGCAACTGATTCTGAAAAATCAAAAACTGCTTACGCTTCCCTTATGGATTATGTAAAAAAAGGAAGTGATCGTTCCAAAAATCGAATTTTTATCGTTCACCGATTGGATCGTGATACTTCCGGTGTTTTGGTATTTGCGAAAACAGAAATCGCCAAACAAACATTACAAGAAAATTGGGACAAAACCAAAAAAGTTTATATCGCAGTTACACATGGAATCTGGAAACTCAAACAAAGTTCCATCCAATCGTATTTAACAGAGTCCAAAGCCCACCGCGTTTATTCTGTTGATGATCCCAAACTCGGAAAATTTTCCGAAACAAAATACAAAGTGTTAAAAGAATCCAATTTGTATTCCCTTCTCGAAATTGATCTCATCACTGGTCGAAAAAATCAAATTCGCGTACATTTTGCAGAAAAAGGTCATCCCATTGTCGGAGATACCAAATATGGAAACGAAACAAAATCCTTTCCAAGAATGGCACTCCATTCATATTCCATCACCTTGACTCATCCTTTTCAAAAAAAACCATTAACATTTATGACCAATATTCCCAATTTTATCACAGGTCTTGTGGGTGGTTATGAAAGGATACAAGATGAAACATAA
- a CDS encoding HAD family hydrolase codes for MKHKGFIFDMDGVVVDNHKFHFKAWMEFSKKYKFPLDSQIYRDTYNGKTNADLFRMIFGEISLEEIQNYGAEKENLYQTLYRQEMKPHLGIIEFFQYLKSNQVKLALGTSAPTMNVNFTLDNLHLRSYFDVIIDGSMVTQGKPHPEVYELCAKGLGLSPKDCIVFEDSIAGLQSGKAAGCSILGVATSHTVEELKPHVEQIISDFTDPLVFSL; via the coding sequence ATGAAACATAAAGGATTTATTTTTGATATGGATGGGGTGGTTGTCGACAATCACAAATTCCATTTCAAAGCATGGATGGAATTTTCAAAAAAATATAAATTTCCCCTCGATTCCCAAATTTATCGAGATACTTATAATGGAAAAACCAATGCTGATTTATTCAGAATGATCTTTGGAGAAATTTCTTTAGAGGAGATCCAAAACTACGGTGCCGAAAAAGAAAACTTATACCAAACCTTATACAGACAAGAAATGAAACCTCATCTTGGAATCATCGAATTCTTTCAGTATTTGAAATCTAACCAAGTAAAGTTAGCTCTAGGAACTTCCGCACCAACCATGAATGTCAATTTTACATTAGATAACCTTCACTTACGATCTTACTTTGATGTCATCATTGATGGTTCCATGGTGACTCAAGGCAAACCACACCCTGAAGTCTACGAACTTTGTGCAAAAGGACTTGGCCTTAGTCCAAAGGATTGTATCGTATTTGAAGATTCGATTGCTGGATTACAATCTGGAAAGGCCGCAGGTTGTTCCATTTTGGGTGTTGCCACTTCGCATACAGTAGAAGAATTAAAACCCCATGTGGAGCAAATCATTTCTGATTTTACTGACCCACTGGTGTTTTCATTATAA
- a CDS encoding response regulator, with product MINLLAVDDEMINLMIIDESLSDKGFTVVKAKDGEEAFQILSSGSMVFHAIILDRLMPKMDGIELLKKIKRSEKYRDIPVIFQTAMSSITDMTEGLDAGAFYYLTKPYSRALLVRIVQTAVEHFIKLQRAKEDLHKGMGALRHMITGEFRIRSIRESHELAPLLANACPDPERVLTGIMEILNNAIEHGNLGISYQEKSELHDNDKLMEEIFRRLDTPEYKDKFVKVTFERNQERIEIRISDQGKGFDWKRYLSIEAMTKNAFKTHGRGIFMAKKLSFDDLTYIDEGRTAIIRIDLTNKTSNLLTDFQE from the coding sequence ATGATCAATTTACTCGCTGTTGATGATGAGATGATCAATTTAATGATCATTGACGAGTCTTTGTCAGATAAAGGATTCACTGTTGTCAAAGCAAAAGATGGAGAAGAAGCATTCCAAATTTTAAGCTCTGGTTCTATGGTATTTCATGCTATTATTTTAGATCGATTGATGCCAAAGATGGACGGGATCGAACTGTTAAAAAAAATCAAACGATCAGAAAAGTACAGAGATATCCCTGTCATTTTCCAAACTGCTATGAGTTCCATCACTGATATGACAGAAGGCCTTGATGCTGGTGCTTTTTATTATTTAACAAAGCCATATTCGCGTGCACTCCTCGTCCGAATAGTGCAAACTGCAGTTGAACATTTTATCAAATTACAAAGAGCAAAAGAAGACCTTCATAAAGGAATGGGTGCCCTTCGCCATATGATCACTGGTGAATTTAGGATTCGTTCCATTCGTGAATCACATGAACTTGCTCCCTTACTTGCCAATGCTTGTCCCGATCCTGAACGTGTGTTAACTGGGATCATGGAAATTCTAAACAACGCAATTGAACATGGAAATTTAGGAATTTCATACCAGGAAAAATCGGAACTCCATGATAATGATAAATTGATGGAAGAAATTTTTCGAAGATTAGATACACCTGAATACAAAGACAAATTTGTAAAGGTAACCTTTGAAAGAAACCAAGAACGTATTGAAATTCGTATCAGTGACCAAGGGAAAGGATTCGATTGGAAACGATATTTGTCGATCGAAGCAATGACTAAAAATGCGTTCAAAACGCACGGACGTGGGATCTTTATGGCAAAAAAATTATCCTTTGATGATCTTACTTACATTGATGAAGGTAGAACAGCCATTATACGCATTGATTTAACCAACAAAACCAGTAATTTACTCACTGATTTTCAGGAATAA